A region from the Rhinoderma darwinii isolate aRhiDar2 chromosome 2, aRhiDar2.hap1, whole genome shotgun sequence genome encodes:
- the HMGB1 gene encoding high mobility group protein B1 — MGKGDPKKPRGKMSSYAYFVQTCREEHKKKHPDASVNFAEFSKRCSERWKTMSAKEKGKFEDLAKSDKVRYENEMKSYIPPKGETKKRFKDPNAPKRPPSAFFVFCSDFRPKIKGEHPGLTIGDVAKKLGEMWNNTSSEDKVPYEKKANKLKDKYKKDMESYRTKGKVEPAKKAPAKPEKSKKAEDDDDDDEDEDDEEEEEEEDEDDDDE, encoded by the exons ATGGGGAAAGGTGATCCCAAGAAGCCCAGAGGAAAAATGTCCTCCTATGCTTACTTTGTGCAGACGTGCAGAGAAGAGCACAAGAAAAAGCATCCTGATGCCTCTGTAAACTTTGCAGAATTCTCTAAGAGGTGCTCAGAAAGGTGGAAG ACCATGTCTGCCAAAGAGAAAGGAAAGTTTGAAGATCTGGCGAAATCAGACAAGGTTCGTTACGAAAATGAAATGAAATCTTATATACCGCCCAAAGGAGAAACAAAAAAGAGGTTTAAGGACCCAAATGCACCAAAAAGACCACC CTCGGCTTTCTTCGTGTTCTGCTCCGATTTCCGTCCTAAAATCAAAGGAGAGCACCCAGGTCTAACCATTGGTGATGTGGCAAAGAAACTGGGAGAAATGTGGAATAACACTTCATCAGAAGACAAGGTGCCTTATGAAAAGAAAGCTAACAAACTGAAGGACAAGTACAAGAAG gatATGGAATCATATCGAACCAAAGGCAAAGTAGAGCCAGCAAAAAAGGCTCCTGCTAAGCCTGAAAAAAGTAAGAAAGCAgaagatgatgatgacgatgacgAAGATGAAGACgacgaggaggaggaagaggaagaagatGAAGATGATGATGACGAATGA